Proteins encoded by one window of Roseibium sp. Sym1:
- a CDS encoding rhodanese-like domain-containing protein, producing MAKLKISSADMVARARERIEEVETADAIGLVADPGVVFIDLRDIRERQKLGFIPGSVHCPRGMIEFWVDPESPYFKDVFAQDKRFVFHCAAGWRSALTVAMLKDMGFEAAHLKDGFNDWIDKGGPVEKND from the coding sequence ATGGCCAAACTGAAAATATCCTCTGCGGACATGGTTGCCAGGGCTCGGGAGCGGATCGAGGAAGTCGAGACGGCCGATGCCATCGGTCTTGTGGCAGATCCGGGCGTTGTCTTCATAGATCTGCGCGATATCCGTGAACGGCAAAAACTTGGTTTCATTCCGGGCAGCGTGCATTGCCCGCGCGGCATGATCGAATTCTGGGTGGACCCGGAAAGTCCCTATTTCAAGGACGTCTTTGCACAGGACAAACGCTTCGTTTTCCATTGTGCCGCAGGTTGGCGGTCGGCCCTGACCGTGGCAATGCTGAAGGACATGGGGTTCGAAGCCGCCCATCTGAAGGACGGCTTCAACGACTGGATCGACAAGGGCGGGCCGGTCGAGAAAAACGACTGA
- a CDS encoding DNA polymerase III subunit chi, with the protein MSVEVVFYHLLHKPLEAGLPQLLQKCLERDWSVVVQTGSQERCNALDAHLWTFADDSFLPHGTKADGHAEHQPIYLTAEQDNPNEADVRFLVDRAQPPPLGSYKRAIYMFDGNDDSAVQEARQRWKDAKAEGFEIAYWQQTQAGGWERKA; encoded by the coding sequence ATGAGCGTCGAAGTTGTTTTCTATCACCTCCTGCACAAACCTCTGGAAGCGGGCTTGCCCCAGCTCCTGCAGAAATGTCTCGAGAGAGACTGGTCAGTCGTCGTGCAGACGGGCTCACAGGAACGCTGCAATGCGCTCGATGCGCACCTGTGGACATTTGCCGATGACAGCTTCCTGCCGCACGGCACCAAAGCCGACGGCCATGCGGAGCATCAGCCCATCTACCTCACCGCGGAGCAGGACAACCCCAATGAGGCAGACGTCCGTTTTCTTGTGGACCGTGCGCAGCCCCCGCCGCTAGGCTCCTACAAGCGTGCGATCTACATGTTCGACGGCAATGACGACAGCGCCGTCCAGGAAGCGCGTCAGAGATGGAAGGACGCCAAGGCGGAAGGCTTTGAGATTGCGTATTGGCAGCAGACCCAGGCAGGTGGCTGGGAACGCAAGGCGTAG
- a CDS encoding leucyl aminopeptidase: MTKLSKMSFSKAAAPKAGVAVILTGEGLSLGPLAEEVVAGLEGGLKRSAGIAGFSGKKKTSMDLVAPAGLGLDRLIVFGLGKLEDMTSDDWRALGGAVLAELQKAKADTATVLLDAPETTIAAATAAEFAMGAKLRAYAFDAYKTKKKDEEKTKDLKLTLSVADPKAAKKAWGSAEAIADGVLLARDLVNEPPNVLGPVEFAGKAKELESLGVEVEILGEKEMKKLKMAALLGVAQGSTRPPQLAVMRWNGGKKGTAPVALVGKGVVFDTGGISIKPAAGMEDMKGDMGGAAAVVGAMHAIAGRKAKANVIGVIGLVENMPDGNAQRPGDIVTAMSGTTIEILNTDAEGRLVLADALWYTQQKYKPAIMIDLATLTGAVLVALGNLNAGLFSNNDELADKLLASSKASGEPLWRLPLSKDYDKIIDTPNADVKNTGGRWAGSITAAQFLQRFANDVPWAHLDIAGTAFGAPKDDICQSWASGYGVRLLNQLVADHYEG; this comes from the coding sequence ATGACAAAACTTTCAAAAATGTCCTTTTCCAAGGCTGCGGCCCCGAAGGCGGGTGTGGCGGTGATCCTGACCGGCGAGGGGCTTTCCCTCGGGCCGCTCGCGGAAGAGGTTGTTGCCGGTCTGGAGGGCGGGCTGAAACGGAGTGCCGGTATTGCCGGATTTTCCGGAAAGAAAAAGACCAGCATGGATCTGGTCGCGCCTGCGGGCCTCGGACTGGACCGCCTGATCGTCTTTGGCCTGGGCAAGCTTGAAGACATGACGAGCGATGACTGGCGGGCTCTGGGCGGAGCCGTTCTGGCGGAGCTGCAGAAGGCCAAGGCGGATACCGCCACCGTGCTTCTGGATGCGCCGGAAACCACGATTGCAGCGGCGACGGCTGCGGAGTTTGCCATGGGAGCCAAGCTGCGGGCCTACGCATTCGATGCCTACAAGACGAAGAAAAAGGACGAGGAAAAGACCAAGGACCTGAAACTCACGCTGTCTGTCGCGGATCCAAAGGCCGCGAAGAAGGCCTGGGGAAGCGCCGAGGCCATCGCCGATGGTGTCCTGCTCGCACGCGATCTGGTCAATGAACCGCCCAACGTGCTTGGCCCGGTGGAATTCGCCGGGAAAGCCAAGGAACTGGAATCTCTCGGTGTCGAGGTGGAAATCCTCGGCGAAAAGGAAATGAAGAAGCTCAAGATGGCCGCCCTGCTGGGCGTCGCCCAGGGCTCTACGCGGCCGCCGCAATTGGCGGTGATGCGCTGGAACGGCGGCAAGAAGGGCACCGCACCCGTAGCACTGGTCGGCAAGGGCGTGGTCTTTGACACAGGCGGCATCTCGATCAAGCCGGCCGCGGGCATGGAGGACATGAAGGGAGACATGGGGGGCGCCGCCGCCGTCGTCGGTGCCATGCATGCCATCGCGGGCCGAAAGGCCAAGGCCAATGTCATCGGTGTCATCGGGCTCGTGGAAAACATGCCCGACGGCAATGCACAGCGCCCGGGAGACATCGTGACCGCAATGTCCGGCACCACCATTGAAATCCTCAACACCGACGCCGAGGGGCGCCTGGTGCTGGCCGATGCCCTCTGGTACACGCAGCAGAAATACAAGCCCGCGATCATGATCGACCTGGCGACGCTGACCGGCGCGGTTCTGGTCGCCCTCGGGAACCTGAACGCCGGACTGTTTTCCAACAATGACGAACTGGCCGACAAGCTGCTGGCCTCGTCCAAGGCCAGCGGAGAACCGCTTTGGCGGCTGCCGCTGTCGAAGGACTACGACAAGATCATCGATACGCCGAATGCCGATGTGAAGAACACCGGCGGTCGCTGGGCCGGGTCCATCACGGCGGCACAATTCCTGCAGCGTTTCGCCAATGACGTGCCCTGGGCGCATCTGGACATTGCGGGAACCGCTTTCGGCGCCCCCAAGGACGACATCTGCCAGAGCTGGGCGTCCGGCTATGGCGTGCGTCTGCTCAACCAGTTGGTCGCCGATCACTACGAAGGCTGA
- the lptF gene encoding LPS export ABC transporter permease LptF, with protein MNTIERYIIRRTVYAFTLTIAAMTGVVWATQALRQLDLVTSKGQTIVQFIGITMLALPFLIVIVAPFALMIALILVLNALSGDSELIVIDASGGSRFLVLKPVLIFSFLAMLLTASMSLYFAPMGLAQLRTEITRVRADLVANIVKPGRFITVESGLTFHIRNRTGKGTLDGLLLHDTRDEETAFTYQADTGQIVEAADRTLLIMQNGTIQRRPKQEGDISIVRFQSYAFDLSNLIPEAGEPVFKASERTTANLMAPARNDAYALKNPEKLTQELHERISQPLYCLSFGLIVFAFLGKARTTRQGRGLAVLGAICACILLRTTGFGVTAVSGGATALLSLLYLVPVIGGVLAIISIFREQRGAEHKWLSALQHHVQDRIDALIDRLSGRKTGGAA; from the coding sequence ATGAATACGATTGAACGTTACATCATCCGCCGAACGGTCTATGCATTCACCCTCACGATTGCGGCGATGACAGGCGTGGTCTGGGCGACCCAGGCCCTGCGCCAGCTTGATCTGGTGACGTCCAAGGGCCAGACCATTGTCCAGTTCATCGGCATCACCATGCTGGCCCTGCCGTTCCTGATCGTGATCGTCGCTCCCTTTGCCTTGATGATCGCACTGATCCTTGTGCTGAACGCGCTGTCCGGCGACAGCGAGCTTATCGTGATCGACGCCAGCGGCGGGTCGAGGTTTCTTGTGCTGAAGCCCGTCCTGATCTTCTCCTTCCTGGCCATGCTGTTGACCGCAAGCATGTCGCTCTATTTTGCGCCCATGGGCCTGGCCCAGCTGCGCACGGAGATCACCCGGGTGCGCGCGGACCTTGTGGCCAACATCGTCAAACCCGGCCGGTTCATCACCGTGGAAAGCGGCCTGACCTTTCATATCCGCAACCGCACGGGCAAGGGCACGCTCGACGGATTGCTCCTCCACGACACGCGGGACGAGGAAACGGCGTTCACTTACCAGGCAGACACCGGGCAAATTGTCGAGGCGGCCGACCGGACACTCCTGATCATGCAAAACGGCACCATACAGCGGCGTCCGAAGCAGGAGGGCGACATCTCGATCGTCCGGTTCCAGTCCTATGCGTTCGACCTGTCCAATCTGATTCCGGAAGCGGGAGAACCCGTCTTCAAGGCCAGCGAGCGCACCACCGCAAATCTCATGGCACCGGCCCGCAACGATGCCTACGCCCTGAAGAATCCCGAAAAGCTCACCCAGGAACTGCATGAGCGCATCAGCCAGCCGCTTTATTGCCTGTCCTTCGGGCTGATCGTGTTCGCGTTTCTCGGCAAGGCCCGCACCACGCGCCAGGGGCGCGGGCTGGCGGTCCTCGGCGCCATTTGTGCCTGCATCCTGCTCCGGACGACAGGATTTGGCGTGACGGCCGTCTCCGGTGGAGCCACCGCTCTGCTGAGCCTTCTATACCTGGTGCCTGTCATTGGCGGTGTGTTGGCGATCATTTCGATTTTCCGGGAACAGCGCGGTGCCGAGCACAAGTGGCTGAGCGCCCTGCAGCATCATGTCCAGGACAGGATCGACGCCCTGATCGACCGTCTCAGCGGGCGCAAGACAGGGGGAGCCGCATGA
- the lptG gene encoding LPS export ABC transporter permease LptG: protein MILGPTLSLYFSGRFLKAILGLFLFAAALIFLFDVLELVRRGGDREGFSVLRVALISLLRVPLLLEQVIPFTVLFGAIAAFVTLSRALELVVARASGISVWQFSLPAIAVGLILGILSVTLYNPAAVWFQQKSDEVASGLFGTEQSFLMSSSTDVWVRQDGLDGESVLLAKQLLDGGVRLLGVTIFTFDKDGTFRERIEAAEAHLGDELWTLDDAIVYTTERDPQPYGHYQVSTFLTATEVRESIGSPESISFWNLPRFIELARNAGLPAYRYNLQYHTLLARPLLLVAMILIAAAVSLKVSRFGGLGSMILGGILSGFVLYVLTELAKDFGGAGIVPPLVAAWAPGIFGVLMGLTILLHQEDG from the coding sequence ATGATCCTCGGCCCTACCCTCTCGCTGTATTTCTCGGGGCGGTTCCTCAAGGCGATCCTCGGCCTGTTCCTCTTCGCGGCTGCGCTGATCTTCCTGTTTGATGTACTGGAGCTGGTGCGCCGCGGTGGGGACCGCGAGGGCTTTTCCGTCCTTCGTGTCGCCCTGATCTCCCTCCTTCGGGTGCCGCTCCTTCTGGAACAGGTCATTCCGTTTACCGTCCTTTTCGGTGCCATCGCCGCCTTTGTCACGCTCAGCCGTGCGCTGGAGCTGGTCGTTGCGCGGGCGTCCGGCATTTCCGTCTGGCAGTTCTCCCTGCCGGCAATCGCGGTCGGACTCATCCTCGGCATCCTGTCCGTCACGCTCTACAATCCGGCCGCAGTCTGGTTTCAGCAGAAATCCGATGAAGTGGCCTCCGGCCTTTTCGGAACCGAACAGAGTTTCCTGATGTCGTCGTCTACGGACGTCTGGGTCCGCCAGGACGGCCTCGACGGGGAATCCGTATTGCTCGCCAAGCAATTGCTCGACGGCGGCGTCCGGCTTCTCGGCGTGACGATCTTCACCTTCGACAAGGACGGAACGTTCCGCGAGCGCATCGAGGCAGCCGAAGCCCATCTGGGAGACGAATTGTGGACGCTGGACGACGCCATCGTCTACACGACGGAGCGGGATCCCCAGCCCTACGGACACTATCAGGTCAGCACATTCCTGACAGCCACCGAGGTACGCGAGAGTATCGGCTCACCCGAATCAATTTCTTTCTGGAACCTGCCGCGCTTCATCGAGTTGGCGAGAAACGCAGGGTTACCCGCCTATCGCTACAATTTGCAATATCACACGCTGCTCGCCAGACCCCTGCTTTTAGTCGCAATGATTTTGATCGCGGCGGCAGTTTCCCTTAAAGTTTCGAGGTTTGGCGGATTGGGAAGTATGATTCTGGGTGGAATCCTGTCCGGGTTCGTGCTTTACGTTCTAACCGAGCTTGCCAAGGACTTCGGGGGCGCGGGTATCGTGCCGCCCCTCGTGGCTGCCTGGGCACCTGGAATATTTGGAGTACTTATGGGTTTGACAATTCTCTTGCATCAGGAAGATGGCTAA
- a CDS encoding LPS-assembly protein LptD, with translation MSFPAFLNTEIWAGKGRLLAAASVCAIAATLCVAQASPAAAQDISESLTDQINPDADLLLESSEITYDFDRDLIIATGNVQVYYDGNTVQAHQIIFDRKSQQLKAAGNVIFIEKNGNVVRTQEMVLSEDFSEGFARALQIDTTKRTRFLAERAQREGNNITSIENGVYTVYTKPTNPPNKPPLWRVRAEKIIHNQQEKIIRFENAAFEVYGQPIAYLPYLTMPDPSIKRKSGFLMPSGIVNEKLGYGVTVPYYWALSPYFDVTTTLTPLTKQGLFGDVEYRHRFSAGQVSFSAAGLFQAQPSQFFTRRADERWRGAVNSTANFKIARDWTLGWNVTYKSDRAFFKDYSFTSFGDNGETSEVYLNGRTDRNALSVKAYAFQISQEDYVDSAFDANGFSPVGSSLQDKQPLVLPVIDYDYVFADPILAGELALTANFTSLTRDETDAFSIDGGTTPKFRGVDGTFSRLSVKGNWRRTFIDPLGQSFTPFAYVRGDLFFLASPDADVTALTGESFVGRAMPAIGMEYRYPFIATFDGGNQILEPVAQIVARPNEQRIGELPNDDAQSIVFDTTTLFDADKFSGFDRAEGGTRLNVGVNYKLQLDSGYYVSGLFGRSYLLAGDNSYAIPDILGATQDSGLETNLSDYVGSLYLDTQYGVKVGAQARLDKDDLTFNRVQAQASAIYGPVVSSLAYAFLNAQPDVGIDSPREELLGSASLRLEENWRVFGSLRYDLQNSDFVQDGFGIGYDDEGFSFSVTYAEDRSRNDGEEVDRTLYFRIGLRTIGNTQVSSGALN, from the coding sequence ATGTCTTTTCCAGCTTTCCTGAACACAGAGATTTGGGCCGGTAAAGGCAGGTTGCTGGCCGCTGCGAGCGTTTGCGCGATCGCGGCGACGCTTTGCGTTGCCCAGGCGTCGCCCGCCGCGGCTCAGGACATCAGCGAGAGTCTTACAGACCAGATCAATCCCGACGCGGACCTTCTGCTTGAATCCAGCGAAATCACCTATGATTTCGACCGGGACCTGATCATCGCCACCGGCAATGTGCAGGTCTACTACGACGGCAACACCGTTCAGGCACATCAGATCATTTTCGATCGCAAGAGCCAGCAGCTCAAGGCGGCCGGCAACGTGATCTTTATTGAAAAGAACGGCAATGTCGTGCGCACCCAGGAAATGGTCCTGTCCGAGGACTTCTCCGAAGGGTTTGCGCGCGCGCTTCAGATCGACACGACCAAGCGGACGCGTTTCCTGGCCGAACGGGCACAGCGCGAAGGCAACAACATCACGTCGATCGAGAACGGCGTCTATACTGTCTATACCAAGCCGACCAATCCGCCGAACAAACCGCCGCTCTGGCGCGTGCGGGCCGAAAAGATCATCCACAATCAGCAGGAAAAGATCATCCGGTTCGAAAACGCCGCCTTCGAGGTTTATGGACAGCCGATCGCCTACCTGCCCTATCTGACCATGCCGGACCCGTCGATCAAGCGGAAATCCGGTTTCCTGATGCCGAGCGGCATTGTCAACGAAAAGCTCGGCTACGGCGTCACGGTTCCCTATTACTGGGCGCTCAGCCCCTACTTCGATGTGACAACCACACTGACGCCTCTGACCAAGCAGGGGCTCTTTGGCGATGTGGAATACCGGCACCGCTTCTCCGCCGGACAGGTCAGTTTTTCGGCTGCCGGCCTGTTCCAGGCCCAGCCAAGCCAGTTTTTCACCAGACGAGCCGATGAACGCTGGCGCGGCGCGGTCAACTCCACCGCCAATTTCAAAATAGCCCGGGACTGGACGCTCGGCTGGAACGTGACCTACAAGAGCGACCGAGCCTTCTTCAAGGACTACTCGTTCACCAGCTTCGGCGACAATGGCGAGACTTCGGAAGTCTACCTGAACGGCCGGACGGACCGGAATGCCCTGTCCGTGAAGGCTTACGCGTTCCAGATCTCGCAAGAGGATTATGTCGACAGCGCCTTCGATGCGAACGGTTTTTCCCCCGTCGGCAGCTCCCTGCAGGACAAGCAGCCTCTCGTCCTGCCGGTGATCGACTATGACTACGTGTTTGCGGATCCGATCCTGGCCGGCGAGCTCGCACTGACCGCGAACTTCACGTCCCTGACCCGGGATGAAACCGATGCCTTTTCGATCGACGGCGGGACAACACCGAAATTCCGTGGCGTGGACGGCACGTTCTCCCGCCTTTCCGTGAAAGGCAACTGGCGCCGAACCTTCATTGACCCGCTCGGCCAGTCGTTCACGCCCTTTGCCTATGTGCGCGGCGACCTGTTCTTCCTTGCGTCGCCGGATGCCGACGTGACGGCCCTGACCGGAGAAAGCTTCGTCGGCAGGGCCATGCCGGCAATCGGCATGGAATACCGGTATCCGTTCATAGCCACATTCGATGGCGGCAACCAGATCCTGGAGCCGGTCGCCCAGATCGTTGCCCGTCCGAACGAACAGCGGATCGGCGAGCTGCCCAATGACGACGCCCAGAGCATCGTCTTCGACACGACGACGCTGTTCGATGCCGACAAGTTTTCCGGTTTCGACCGCGCCGAGGGCGGCACCCGTCTGAATGTCGGCGTGAACTACAAGCTGCAACTCGACAGCGGCTACTATGTCAGCGGCCTGTTCGGTCGATCCTATCTGCTTGCAGGGGACAATTCCTACGCCATTCCGGACATTCTCGGCGCAACACAGGATTCGGGTCTAGAGACCAACCTGTCCGATTATGTCGGCAGCCTCTACCTGGACACCCAATACGGCGTCAAGGTCGGCGCCCAGGCCCGGCTCGACAAGGATGACCTTACCTTCAACCGGGTCCAGGCCCAGGCGAGCGCCATCTATGGCCCGGTGGTCTCCTCCCTCGCCTATGCCTTCCTGAATGCCCAGCCCGATGTCGGCATCGACTCTCCGCGCGAAGAACTGCTCGGCTCGGCGAGCTTGCGGCTGGAGGAAAACTGGCGGGTGTTCGGCTCCTTGCGCTACGACCTTCAGAACAGCGATTTCGTGCAGGACGGGTTCGGCATCGGTTACGACGACGAAGGTTTTTCTTTCTCGGTCACCTATGCTGAAGACCGCAGCCGGAACGACGGCGAAGAGGTCGACCGTACGCTGTATTTCCGTATCGGCCTGAGGACGATCGGAAACACCCAGGTCTCCAGTGGTGCACTCAACTAG
- a CDS encoding SurA N-terminal domain-containing protein translates to MRLRLVPVLLGLALVLTTPFSAPVQAAIRVIVNDVPITDYDISQRARLITLTQRKSASIAKRQAKEELVDDQVKLGEAERMGIDISSGQVDNAFNNIARNVKMSPGQLSKALRQGGVNPDTLKARLKAQLAWNQIVQARFRGKIDVNESDIIAALKKTDEEERLKSVEYDLKRIIVVVPKNSSGGFKSKRKRESNQIRAAFKDCENPGSVLGKYSEVVVQPIGRRLETELPESVRDEIQSMDPVGLTKPNTTPVGYEMIAVCGKREIASDIAVRTELENELRAKEGESQSRRYLMEIRRRATIIYR, encoded by the coding sequence ATGCGACTTCGTCTCGTCCCCGTACTCCTTGGCCTCGCGCTTGTCCTGACAACACCCTTCTCCGCGCCCGTACAGGCCGCGATCAGGGTCATCGTCAACGATGTGCCAATCACGGATTATGACATCAGTCAGCGAGCCCGGCTGATCACGCTGACACAGCGTAAATCGGCGTCCATCGCCAAGCGCCAGGCAAAGGAAGAGCTCGTTGACGATCAGGTCAAGCTTGGTGAGGCCGAACGCATGGGCATCGACATCAGCAGTGGCCAGGTCGACAACGCCTTCAACAACATTGCCCGGAACGTGAAGATGTCTCCCGGCCAGTTGTCCAAGGCCCTGCGTCAGGGGGGTGTCAACCCCGACACGCTCAAGGCCCGCCTGAAGGCCCAGCTCGCGTGGAACCAGATCGTCCAGGCCAGGTTCCGCGGCAAGATCGACGTCAACGAGTCCGATATCATCGCAGCGCTCAAGAAAACGGACGAGGAAGAGCGCCTGAAATCCGTCGAATACGATCTCAAGCGGATCATTGTCGTGGTTCCGAAGAATTCCTCCGGCGGATTCAAGTCCAAGCGCAAGCGCGAAAGCAATCAGATCCGGGCCGCCTTCAAGGATTGTGAAAATCCTGGAAGCGTGCTCGGCAAATACAGCGAAGTGGTGGTTCAGCCGATTGGACGCCGGCTGGAGACCGAGCTGCCGGAAAGCGTGCGGGACGAGATCCAGTCGATGGATCCGGTCGGCCTGACCAAGCCGAACACCACACCGGTCGGCTACGAGATGATTGCCGTTTGCGGCAAGCGCGAGATCGCGTCCGACATTGCGGTGCGTACCGAACTGGAAAACGAGCTGCGCGCCAAGGAAGGCGAGAGCCAGTCCCGCCGCTACCTGATGGAAATTCGCCGCCGCGCCACGATCATCTACCGCTGA
- the pdxA gene encoding 4-hydroxythreonine-4-phosphate dehydrogenase PdxA, giving the protein MGSRQQPLAVSMGEPAGIGIDLALLAWCNRKALKLPPFYVRGDEALFLDRAARLELNLPIVSTTPDQASSLFAKALPIVQTGPALADRPGEEQADTAPSVLSSIESCVEDIHAGHACGLVTCPINKAALYETGFSFPGHTEYLGDLAKRYWPDARVRPVMMIAGPELMVVPVTIHIALKDVPSRLTSDLIVETATIAAEDLKARFGYEDPRLAICGLNPHAGENGAMGTEDRDVIAPAVETLRARGLSVSGPLPADTLFHPEARAHYDCVLGMYHDQVLIPAKTIGFDDSVNVTLGLPFVRTSPDHGTAYALAGTGKIRIDSFAAALRMAAALALPEKY; this is encoded by the coding sequence ATGGGCTCGCGTCAACAGCCACTTGCCGTCAGCATGGGCGAACCGGCCGGTATCGGGATCGACCTTGCCCTGCTGGCCTGGTGCAACCGCAAGGCGCTCAAGTTGCCGCCGTTCTATGTGCGCGGTGACGAGGCGCTGTTCCTCGACAGGGCAGCCAGGCTGGAACTCAATCTCCCGATCGTGTCGACCACGCCTGACCAGGCGTCGTCCCTGTTTGCCAAGGCCCTCCCCATCGTCCAGACGGGACCGGCACTCGCCGACCGGCCCGGTGAAGAACAGGCGGACACGGCACCATCGGTCCTGTCCTCCATCGAATCCTGTGTTGAGGACATTCACGCCGGGCACGCCTGCGGTCTCGTCACCTGTCCGATCAACAAGGCAGCGCTGTACGAAACCGGCTTCTCCTTTCCCGGCCATACCGAATATCTGGGGGACCTGGCCAAAAGATACTGGCCCGATGCACGCGTGCGGCCCGTCATGATGATCGCGGGTCCGGAACTCATGGTGGTGCCGGTTACCATTCACATTGCCCTGAAGGATGTTCCCTCCAGGTTGACCAGTGACCTGATTGTCGAAACGGCAACGATTGCCGCAGAGGACCTTAAAGCACGGTTCGGCTACGAGGATCCGCGTCTGGCGATTTGCGGTCTCAACCCGCATGCGGGCGAAAACGGCGCCATGGGAACGGAAGACCGGGATGTGATCGCACCAGCCGTCGAGACGCTGCGCGCACGCGGGCTTTCCGTAAGCGGCCCGCTCCCTGCGGACACTCTTTTTCATCCTGAGGCGCGGGCACACTATGACTGTGTCCTCGGCATGTATCACGACCAGGTGCTGATACCGGCGAAGACAATCGGTTTCGACGACAGCGTCAACGTGACTCTCGGCCTGCCGTTCGTGCGGACATCGCCCGATCACGGTACGGCCTATGCGCTGGCCGGGACCGGCAAAATACGCATCGACAGTTTTGCCGCGGCGTTGAGAATGGCCGCCGCGCTCGCACTTCCTGAAAAGTACTAA
- the rsmA gene encoding 16S rRNA (adenine(1518)-N(6)/adenine(1519)-N(6))-dimethyltransferase RsmA, protein MAQIDDLPPLRDVIAAHGLNAKKSLGQNFLLDLNLTSRIARSAGRLDDCTVLEIGPGPGGLTRALLAAGAKRVVAIEKDSRCLPALAEIAAHYPGRLMVIEGDALEIDPVAVTGGDKVRIAANLPYNVGTQLLINWITTPDWPPFWQSLTLMFQKEVGERISAEPGSKAYGRLGVLAGWRCKGGILFDISPKAFTPPPKVTSAVVHLTPNPSPLACDLKALEKVTAAAFGQRRKMLRASLKALSADAETLIEAAALKPTARAEEIDIPGFVALANTFRSAGAV, encoded by the coding sequence ATGGCCCAGATCGACGACCTGCCTCCCCTGCGGGACGTGATTGCCGCACACGGGCTCAATGCGAAGAAATCGCTCGGCCAGAACTTCCTGCTCGATCTCAATCTCACGTCCCGCATCGCCCGTTCGGCCGGGAGGCTGGACGATTGCACGGTTCTGGAAATCGGTCCGGGGCCCGGCGGCCTGACACGGGCCTTGCTGGCTGCCGGCGCCAAGAGGGTTGTTGCCATCGAAAAGGACAGCCGGTGCCTGCCGGCCCTTGCCGAAATCGCCGCACATTACCCCGGCCGGCTGATGGTCATCGAAGGCGATGCGCTCGAGATCGACCCGGTTGCCGTAACCGGCGGAGACAAGGTCCGTATCGCCGCCAACCTGCCCTACAATGTCGGCACCCAGCTTTTGATCAACTGGATTACCACCCCTGACTGGCCGCCCTTCTGGCAATCGCTCACGCTGATGTTCCAGAAGGAAGTCGGCGAGCGCATCAGCGCGGAACCGGGTTCGAAAGCCTATGGCCGGCTGGGAGTCCTCGCGGGCTGGCGCTGCAAGGGCGGCATCCTCTTCGACATCAGCCCGAAAGCCTTCACGCCGCCACCCAAGGTCACATCCGCCGTGGTGCACCTGACCCCCAATCCCTCGCCCCTCGCCTGCGATCTGAAGGCCCTTGAAAAGGTGACCGCGGCTGCCTTCGGCCAGAGACGCAAGATGCTGCGCGCCAGCCTCAAGGCGCTGTCAGCGGACGCGGAAACCCTGATCGAGGCGGCCGCGCTCAAGCCGACCGCGCGTGCGGAAGAAATCGACATCCCCGGGTTTGTCGCTCTCGCCAACACCTTCAGGTCTGCCGGGGCCGTCTAG
- a CDS encoding LysR family transcriptional regulator, translating into MNNDDFDWDAVRVFLAVAEHQSLSRAAETLNLSQPTVGRHVGRLEEQLEVQLFDRRQTGYELTGAGRRLVKVARTMARGAADFGRAVDLEKSSSPEQVCRVTLGEWGLHYLTQRADNITRGLDNIRLEFFADDAFWDLSRNSADIAIGNRPPKHPHLIAQKLGVISFHVYAAPGYLERHPDAEDPSTWQNQVWAGYCGSRARLKSSQLLNEILKGRSSRYAVNSSVALFNVLQAGDAMGVLPDWIAETEGLVRLSGTPLAVGDSWMSFHERLRLHPVLVTVKDRIVGLYRQRYAEAAGM; encoded by the coding sequence ATGAATAATGACGATTTTGATTGGGATGCGGTGCGGGTGTTTCTCGCGGTCGCCGAACATCAGAGCCTCAGCCGGGCCGCCGAGACCCTGAACCTGTCCCAACCCACGGTCGGGCGACATGTTGGCCGTCTCGAGGAACAGCTTGAGGTCCAGCTGTTCGACCGGCGGCAGACCGGTTACGAGCTCACCGGCGCGGGGCGAAGGCTGGTCAAGGTGGCCCGGACCATGGCGCGCGGCGCCGCGGATTTCGGACGCGCGGTCGACCTGGAAAAGTCAAGTTCACCGGAGCAGGTCTGCCGGGTCACGCTCGGGGAATGGGGCCTGCATTATCTGACCCAGCGGGCCGACAATATCACCCGCGGTCTAGACAACATCCGTCTCGAGTTTTTCGCCGACGATGCCTTCTGGGACCTGAGCCGGAATTCCGCCGATATCGCCATCGGCAACCGGCCACCGAAGCACCCTCACCTGATCGCCCAGAAGCTGGGTGTCATCTCGTTTCACGTCTATGCAGCGCCGGGCTACCTGGAACGTCATCCGGACGCGGAGGATCCTTCCACCTGGCAGAACCAGGTCTGGGCCGGCTATTGCGGCAGCCGTGCCCGGCTGAAGTCGTCCCAGCTTCTCAACGAGATCCTGAAAGGTCGTTCCAGCCGCTACGCGGTCAACAGTTCCGTTGCCCTGTTCAACGTCCTGCAAGCCGGCGATGCGATGGGGGTCTTGCCTGACTGGATCGCAGAGACAGAAGGTCTGGTGCGGCTCTCCGGAACCCCGCTCGCCGTGGGAGATTCCTGGATGAGTTTCCACGAACGGCTGCGCCTGCACCCGGTGCTGGTCACGGTGAAGGACCGGATTGTGGGGCTGTATCGGCAGAGGTATGCGGAGGCTGCGGGGATGTGA